From Microbacterium pseudoresistens, the proteins below share one genomic window:
- a CDS encoding DUF7581 domain-containing protein codes for MKANPAHQRVLLDIADVDQRIARAEHERTHPPQAARISELVAARAEQLRELTAFSGARDDIKAELTRVESDVSLAEQRRDRDAERLSATANPKDAVALEQELASLARRLSDLEDLELEVMERLEQAESAVAAQQALIESTTQEGQTLTAEAKAQVASATTAGEQLARDRSAFSDSVAPSLMTEYDRRAVRGIGAALLRRGTCEGCRMVLSGTDMNRIRQAEPDEVVSCPECGCILVRTEESGL; via the coding sequence GTGAAAGCGAACCCCGCGCACCAGCGCGTCCTCCTCGACATCGCCGACGTCGATCAGCGCATCGCGCGCGCGGAGCACGAGCGCACGCATCCGCCGCAGGCCGCGCGCATCTCCGAGCTCGTCGCCGCACGGGCCGAGCAGCTGCGCGAGCTGACGGCCTTCTCCGGGGCACGCGACGATATCAAGGCCGAACTCACCCGTGTCGAATCCGATGTGTCGCTCGCCGAGCAACGCCGCGACCGCGACGCCGAGCGGCTCTCCGCCACGGCGAATCCGAAGGATGCCGTGGCGCTGGAGCAGGAGCTCGCCTCGTTGGCCCGGCGCCTGAGCGACCTGGAGGACCTCGAGCTCGAAGTGATGGAGCGGTTGGAGCAGGCCGAATCCGCCGTCGCCGCCCAGCAGGCGCTGATCGAGTCGACGACGCAGGAGGGCCAGACATTGACCGCGGAGGCGAAGGCGCAGGTGGCCTCGGCGACGACCGCCGGCGAGCAGCTCGCCCGCGACAGGTCGGCCTTCAGCGACTCCGTCGCCCCGTCACTGATGACCGAGTACGACCGGCGCGCGGTGCGCGGCATCGGTGCGGCCCTGCTGCGCCGCGGCACGTGCGAAGGGTGCCGTATGGTGCTCTCGGGCACCGATATGAACCGGATCCGTCAGGCAGAGCCGGACGAGGTCGTCTCGTGCCCCGAATGCGGCTGCATCCTGGTGCGCACGGAGGAGTCCGGACTGTAG
- a CDS encoding bifunctional 3'-5' exonuclease/DNA polymerase: MPDEPIASIVLGRERDGWCAVLRGVDEREVARARFDDERFADEVARLEAAGSPRWIVRSVHDVYPRLLRAGVRLRRANDLLLCHAILRDTTLLTAPLDPSPEWMRSAPVAEVEDQGLFSLTPERRSADGIDDVLAELARQEAALARAPDARLALLCAAESTGALIAEEMASGGVPWDAAVHDAILTATLGARASQGLRPARMAQLARDVAEHLDEPGLNPDSAARLLRALRRAGIVVESTSRWELAEIAHPVIAPLLEYKKLARLFAANGWAWLEEWVRDGRFRPVYIPGGVVTGRWASAGGGALQLPRSLRPAVRSDPGWILICADVAQLEPRVLAAMSQDRAMAHAAAGADLYAGVVRSGAVATREEAKYAVLGAMYGATTGDSGRLVPQLRKVFPAAMALVDAAARTGEEGGRVATLLGRGSPAPDAEWRDAQSGASVPTAGPAEEQRARRRARDRGRFTRNFVVQGTAAEWSLLWLAEIRHRLAALPEAQTAATRSGPAFQSRAHLAFFLHDEVIVHCPRELADDAARIVREAAEAATTRLFPSFQIEIPLDLTVSEDPSKR; this comes from the coding sequence GTGCCGGACGAACCCATCGCGTCGATCGTGCTCGGTCGCGAGCGCGACGGATGGTGCGCTGTGCTCAGGGGTGTCGATGAGCGCGAGGTTGCGAGGGCGCGATTCGACGACGAACGCTTCGCCGACGAGGTCGCGCGTCTCGAAGCGGCGGGATCTCCGCGATGGATCGTGCGCAGCGTGCACGACGTGTACCCGCGACTGCTGCGGGCCGGCGTGCGATTGCGCAGGGCGAACGACCTGCTGCTGTGCCACGCGATCCTGCGCGACACCACGCTGCTGACGGCTCCGCTCGATCCCTCGCCGGAATGGATGCGGTCGGCGCCGGTCGCCGAGGTCGAGGATCAGGGACTGTTCTCGCTGACTCCCGAGCGACGGAGCGCCGACGGGATCGACGACGTGCTCGCCGAGCTCGCGCGCCAGGAGGCGGCGCTTGCCCGCGCCCCCGATGCTCGGCTCGCGCTGCTGTGCGCGGCCGAATCGACGGGAGCGCTCATCGCCGAAGAGATGGCGTCGGGCGGTGTTCCGTGGGATGCGGCGGTGCACGATGCGATCCTCACCGCGACGCTGGGGGCGCGGGCATCGCAGGGGTTGCGTCCGGCGAGGATGGCGCAGCTCGCGCGCGACGTGGCCGAGCACCTGGACGAGCCCGGGCTCAACCCCGACAGCGCGGCCCGGCTCCTGCGCGCTCTGCGACGGGCGGGGATCGTCGTGGAGTCCACGTCGCGGTGGGAGCTGGCCGAGATCGCGCATCCCGTGATCGCACCGCTGCTGGAGTACAAGAAGCTCGCGCGGCTGTTCGCGGCGAACGGCTGGGCGTGGCTGGAGGAGTGGGTGCGCGATGGGCGGTTCCGCCCGGTCTACATCCCCGGTGGTGTGGTGACCGGGCGGTGGGCGTCGGCCGGCGGGGGAGCGCTGCAACTGCCTCGCAGCCTGCGGCCCGCGGTGCGCTCCGACCCGGGCTGGATCCTGATCTGCGCCGACGTCGCCCAGCTCGAGCCTCGCGTGCTGGCCGCGATGTCGCAGGATCGTGCGATGGCGCACGCCGCCGCCGGTGCCGATCTGTACGCAGGCGTGGTGCGCTCAGGGGCGGTGGCGACGCGGGAAGAGGCGAAGTACGCCGTGCTCGGAGCGATGTACGGAGCGACGACGGGAGACAGCGGCCGGCTTGTTCCGCAGCTGCGCAAGGTCTTTCCCGCGGCGATGGCACTCGTGGACGCCGCGGCGCGCACGGGGGAGGAGGGCGGACGCGTGGCCACCCTGCTCGGCCGGGGATCGCCCGCACCTGATGCCGAATGGCGCGATGCGCAGTCCGGTGCGAGCGTGCCCACGGCGGGCCCTGCAGAGGAGCAGCGCGCCCGTCGTCGTGCCCGCGACAGGGGCAGGTTCACTCGGAACTTCGTGGTGCAGGGCACGGCGGCGGAATGGTCGCTGCTCTGGCTCGCCGAGATCCGGCATCGCCTCGCGGCACTGCCGGAGGCCCAGACCGCGGCGACACGATCGGGACCGGCGTTCCAGAGCCGGGCGCATCTGGCGTTCTTCCTGCACGACGAGGTGATCGTGCACTGTCCGCGAGAGCTCGCCGATGACGCCGCGCGCATCGTCCGCGAGGCGGCGGAAGCGGCGACGACGCGGCTCTTCCCGTCGTTTCAGATCGAGATCCCCCTCGATCTGACGGTGTCCGAAGACCCGTCGAAGAGATGA
- a CDS encoding NAD-dependent epimerase/dehydratase family protein, translating into MRIFLAGGSGVIGSRLIPALVENGHDITATTRGSENAGFIQSRGARPVVVDVYDEPRLGLVVAEAAPELILHELTDLGDYDTDANARLRRVGTGNLVAAAQAAGVERMMVQSIAWAYADGDTLAVEDDPIQAGSAVEEMESVVRRLPRATVLRYGMLYGPGTWYAPGARMSNAVTAGLIPATPSITSFVHIDDVVAATVQAIDWVDGAYNIVDDDPAPATEWLPVYAAGLGAPAPAVADAPSDAPRGRGASNAKARAAGWTPLHPTWRDGFPRA; encoded by the coding sequence ATGCGCATCTTCCTCGCCGGTGGCTCCGGCGTCATCGGAAGCCGACTGATCCCGGCGCTCGTCGAGAACGGGCATGACATCACCGCGACGACGCGTGGCTCGGAGAACGCAGGCTTCATCCAATCGCGGGGCGCTCGCCCGGTGGTCGTCGACGTCTACGACGAGCCGCGGCTGGGGCTCGTCGTGGCGGAGGCGGCGCCCGAGCTCATCCTCCACGAGCTGACCGACCTCGGCGACTACGACACCGACGCCAATGCACGGCTCCGACGAGTGGGCACCGGGAATCTGGTCGCTGCCGCTCAGGCCGCGGGCGTAGAGCGCATGATGGTTCAGAGCATCGCGTGGGCCTATGCCGACGGCGACACCCTTGCCGTGGAGGATGACCCGATCCAGGCCGGATCGGCGGTCGAGGAGATGGAGAGCGTCGTGCGGCGCCTGCCGCGTGCGACGGTGCTCCGCTACGGCATGCTCTACGGGCCGGGCACGTGGTACGCCCCTGGAGCGCGGATGTCGAACGCGGTGACAGCGGGGCTCATCCCTGCCACACCCTCGATCACCTCATTCGTTCACATCGACGATGTCGTCGCCGCGACCGTTCAGGCCATCGACTGGGTGGATGGGGCATACAACATCGTCGACGATGATCCGGCACCCGCGACGGAATGGCTTCCCGTGTACGCCGCCGGACTCGGTGCCCCTGCGCCAGCCGTCGCGGACGCGCCGTCGGATGCTCCGCGGGGGCGCGGCGCATCCAACGCGAAGGCTCGGGCGGCCGGATGGACTCCGCTGCACCCGACCTGGCGCGACGGCTTCCCTCGTGCCTGA
- the aceE gene encoding pyruvate dehydrogenase (acetyl-transferring), homodimeric type, whose translation MTVHDQDPYSQGPQDSDPEETGEWQQSLDELVDAKGHSRGREIMLSLLKRSKELHLGVPMVPTTDYINTIAADSDASFPGDEELERRYRHWIRWNAAITVHRAQRPGIGVGGHISTYASAASLYEVGHNHFFRGQDHPSGGDQIFYQGHASPGMYARAFLEGRLTEAQLDAFRQEKSGAPNGIPSYPHPRMMSDFWQFPTVSMGLGPINAIYQAMTNKYLANRGIKDVADSHVWAFLGDGEMDEVESRGQLQVAANEGLDNLTFVINCNLQRLDGPVRGNGKIIQELESFFRGAGWNVIKVIWGREWDDLLARDDEGALLNLMNVTPDGDYQTYKAESGAYVRENFFGRDERALALVKDYSDDQIWKLRRGGHDYRKVYSAYKAATEHKGQPTVILAKTVKGYGLGPHFEGRNATHQMKKMTLNDLKLFRDTMQIPITDAQLEENPYQPPYFNPGPQDETIQYMLERRRDLGGFLPERRTKHVDLALPEDKDYALPKKGSGTQEVATTMAFVRMLKDLMRTKGFGNRIVPIIPDEARTFGMDAYFPTAKIYNPNGQNYTSVDRELLLAYKESPQGQLMHVGINEAGATAAFTAVGTSYSTHGEPLIPIYIFYSMFGYQRTGDAFWAAGDQMTRGFVIGATAGRTTLTGEGTQHADGHSPLLASTNPATVSYDPAFGYEVSHIVQSGIERMYGGSHPDPDVMYYITVYNEPMRQPAEPEGVDVDGIIRGIHRISEGQGDGPRVQLLASGVGVPWALEAQELLAKDWGVVADVWSVTSWSELRRDGLAADEHNFLHPEEEPKVAYLTQKLQHAEGPFIATSDFMHAVQDQIREWVPGDYLSLGADGFGFADTRAAARRFFKIDGPSMVVRALQGLANKGAVDRSVIAQAIAKYDLHNVNAGTSGNAGGES comes from the coding sequence GTGACCGTTCACGATCAGGATCCGTACTCGCAGGGCCCTCAGGACAGCGACCCGGAAGAGACCGGCGAGTGGCAGCAGTCGCTCGACGAGCTCGTCGACGCCAAGGGCCACAGCCGCGGCCGCGAGATCATGCTCAGCCTGCTCAAGCGCTCCAAGGAGCTGCACCTGGGCGTGCCGATGGTTCCGACGACGGACTACATCAACACGATCGCCGCCGACAGCGACGCATCCTTCCCCGGGGACGAAGAGCTCGAGCGCCGGTACCGCCACTGGATCCGCTGGAACGCGGCGATCACCGTGCACCGTGCGCAGCGCCCCGGCATCGGCGTCGGCGGGCACATCTCGACCTATGCCTCCGCGGCCTCGCTGTACGAGGTCGGTCACAACCACTTCTTCCGCGGCCAGGACCACCCGTCCGGCGGCGACCAGATCTTCTACCAGGGCCACGCCTCCCCCGGCATGTACGCCCGCGCCTTCCTCGAGGGCCGTCTCACCGAGGCGCAGCTGGATGCTTTCCGCCAGGAGAAGTCGGGTGCCCCCAACGGCATCCCCTCCTACCCGCACCCGCGCATGATGTCGGACTTCTGGCAGTTCCCGACCGTGTCGATGGGCTTGGGTCCGATCAACGCGATCTACCAGGCGATGACGAACAAGTACCTCGCCAACCGCGGCATCAAGGATGTCGCCGACTCGCACGTGTGGGCCTTCCTCGGCGACGGCGAGATGGACGAGGTCGAGTCCCGCGGCCAGCTCCAGGTCGCGGCTAACGAAGGTCTGGACAACCTCACCTTCGTCATCAACTGCAACCTGCAGCGCCTCGACGGACCGGTGCGCGGCAACGGCAAGATCATCCAGGAGCTGGAGAGCTTCTTCCGCGGTGCCGGCTGGAACGTCATCAAGGTCATCTGGGGCCGCGAGTGGGACGACCTGCTCGCCCGCGACGACGAGGGCGCGCTGCTGAACCTCATGAACGTCACCCCCGATGGCGACTACCAGACCTACAAGGCCGAGTCCGGCGCCTACGTGCGCGAGAACTTCTTCGGCCGCGACGAGCGCGCACTCGCCCTGGTCAAGGACTACAGCGACGACCAGATCTGGAAGCTGCGCCGCGGCGGACACGACTACCGCAAGGTCTACTCCGCATACAAGGCGGCGACCGAGCACAAGGGCCAGCCCACCGTCATCCTCGCCAAGACCGTCAAGGGCTATGGCCTCGGTCCGCACTTCGAGGGCCGCAACGCGACCCACCAGATGAAGAAGATGACGCTGAACGACCTCAAGCTGTTCCGCGACACCATGCAGATCCCGATCACGGATGCGCAGCTCGAGGAGAATCCGTACCAGCCGCCGTACTTCAACCCCGGCCCTCAGGACGAGACCATCCAGTACATGCTCGAGCGCCGCCGCGACCTCGGCGGATTCCTGCCCGAGCGCCGTACGAAGCACGTCGACCTCGCCCTCCCCGAGGACAAGGACTACGCGCTGCCGAAGAAGGGTTCGGGAACGCAGGAGGTCGCCACCACCATGGCGTTCGTCCGCATGCTCAAGGACCTCATGCGGACCAAGGGCTTCGGCAACCGGATCGTACCGATCATCCCCGACGAGGCGCGCACGTTCGGCATGGACGCCTACTTCCCGACCGCGAAGATCTACAACCCGAACGGGCAGAACTACACCTCGGTCGACCGTGAACTCCTCCTCGCCTACAAGGAGAGCCCGCAGGGCCAGCTGATGCACGTCGGCATCAACGAAGCCGGCGCCACCGCGGCGTTCACCGCGGTCGGCACCTCATACTCCACGCACGGCGAGCCGCTGATCCCGATCTACATCTTCTACTCGATGTTCGGGTATCAGCGCACGGGCGACGCCTTCTGGGCCGCCGGCGACCAGATGACCCGCGGATTCGTGATCGGCGCCACTGCCGGTCGCACCACCCTGACCGGTGAGGGCACCCAGCACGCCGACGGACACTCGCCGTTGCTGGCCTCGACCAACCCGGCCACGGTGTCGTACGACCCCGCCTTCGGCTACGAGGTCTCGCACATCGTGCAGTCCGGCATCGAGCGGATGTACGGCGGATCGCACCCGGACCCCGACGTGATGTACTACATCACCGTCTACAACGAGCCGATGCGCCAGCCCGCCGAACCCGAGGGCGTGGACGTCGACGGGATCATCCGCGGCATCCACCGCATCTCGGAGGGCCAGGGCGACGGGCCGCGCGTGCAGCTGCTGGCCTCCGGCGTCGGCGTGCCGTGGGCCCTCGAGGCCCAGGAGCTGCTGGCGAAGGACTGGGGCGTCGTCGCCGATGTCTGGTCGGTCACGAGCTGGTCCGAGCTGCGCCGCGACGGCCTGGCCGCCGACGAGCACAACTTCCTGCACCCTGAGGAGGAGCCGAAGGTCGCCTACCTCACGCAGAAGCTGCAGCACGCCGAAGGTCCGTTCATCGCGACGAGCGACTTCATGCACGCCGTGCAGGATCAGATCCGCGAGTGGGTTCCGGGCGACTACCTGTCGCTGGGCGCCGACGGCTTCGGCTTCGCCGACACCCGTGCCGCAGCCCGCCGCTTCTTCAAGATCGACGGACCGTCGATGGTGGTGCGCGCCCTGCAGGGCCTCGCCAACAAGGGAGCCGTGGACCGCTCGGTCATCGCCCAGGCGATCGCGAAGTACGACCTGCACAACGTCAATGCGGGTACGAGCGGGAACGCCGGCGGCGAGAGCTGA
- a CDS encoding SDR family oxidoreductase — MTRIVVVGGTGRIGTRVVDLLRAEGKTVAVASRATGVDLVRGDGLRDVISGADVVIDVSKTDSTDPHEVSEFFSRAGENLASAERAAGVGHHIMLSIVGTSRATAVPFYAAKAGLERAVTMSGVPYTILQATQFFEFADGIALSGFDPHTDTVRLPPVLVQPIAGADVAAALAVLASAPPRMGESELAGPEKFELDDFVRIVLDRGGRRHEIVRDPDGRYFGGLLDRDALLPGADARLAPTRLADWLSSGA; from the coding sequence ATGACCAGGATCGTCGTGGTCGGAGGCACCGGAAGGATCGGAACCCGGGTGGTCGACCTGCTTCGTGCCGAAGGAAAGACGGTCGCGGTCGCCTCCCGTGCGACCGGTGTCGATCTCGTGAGAGGAGACGGGCTGCGAGACGTGATCAGCGGCGCGGATGTCGTCATCGACGTGTCCAAGACGGACTCGACCGATCCGCACGAGGTCAGCGAGTTCTTCTCACGGGCCGGGGAGAACCTCGCTTCCGCTGAGCGCGCCGCGGGAGTAGGGCATCACATCATGCTGTCGATCGTCGGCACGAGCCGTGCCACGGCGGTTCCGTTCTATGCCGCGAAAGCAGGGCTGGAGCGCGCGGTCACGATGAGCGGAGTTCCGTACACGATCCTCCAGGCGACGCAGTTCTTCGAGTTCGCCGACGGTATCGCTCTGTCGGGGTTCGACCCTCATACCGACACCGTTCGACTTCCGCCCGTGCTGGTGCAGCCGATCGCCGGTGCTGATGTCGCGGCGGCCCTCGCAGTGCTCGCGAGCGCACCGCCGAGGATGGGAGAGAGCGAACTCGCCGGCCCCGAGAAGTTCGAACTCGACGACTTCGTCCGTATCGTGCTGGATCGAGGCGGACGGCGGCACGAGATCGTACGTGACCCCGACGGACGCTATTTCGGCGGATTGCTCGATCGCGATGCGCTGCTTCCGGGCGCGGACGCTCGGCTCGCGCCCACACGGCTCGCGGACTGGCTCAGCAGTGGCGCGTGA
- a CDS encoding SDR family oxidoreductase — translation MKIVVAGATGSLGAQVVDAVRSGGHEPVAISRRSGVDLLSGAGLTGVMQDASAVIDASATSSTSAKESIAFFTTVSRNLLTAEREAGVPHHVAISIIGAAGVDANYYAGKAAQERLLEAEPGGWSLLRTTQFHEFARQLVAHGRLGPLQAVPTMRSQPIAAAEVAAELVAIATGDPRGIEPELAGPKEERMADLVRRYLAATGQRRPVIEVPIPGPWGRGMRDGSLLPGAGARLGRQTFDEWLAVQSH, via the coding sequence ATGAAGATCGTCGTCGCCGGTGCGACCGGATCGCTCGGCGCCCAGGTCGTCGATGCCGTGCGCTCGGGCGGTCATGAACCGGTCGCGATCAGCCGACGCTCCGGCGTCGATCTTCTCAGCGGGGCGGGGCTGACCGGGGTGATGCAGGATGCGTCGGCGGTGATCGATGCCTCGGCCACGAGCAGTACCTCGGCCAAGGAGTCCATCGCGTTCTTCACGACCGTCAGTCGGAATCTGCTCACGGCTGAGCGCGAGGCGGGCGTGCCTCACCACGTCGCGATCTCCATCATCGGCGCGGCCGGTGTCGATGCCAACTACTACGCGGGAAAAGCGGCGCAGGAGCGTCTTCTGGAAGCGGAGCCGGGCGGCTGGTCGCTCTTGCGCACGACGCAGTTCCACGAGTTCGCCCGGCAGCTGGTCGCGCACGGCAGGCTCGGCCCGCTCCAGGCAGTGCCGACGATGCGGTCTCAACCGATCGCGGCGGCGGAGGTCGCCGCCGAACTCGTCGCCATCGCGACCGGTGACCCTCGCGGAATCGAGCCCGAGCTCGCCGGACCGAAGGAGGAGCGGATGGCCGACCTCGTACGGCGCTATCTTGCTGCCACAGGTCAGCGCCGCCCCGTCATCGAGGTCCCGATCCCGGGGCCCTGGGGTCGCGGAATGCGGGACGGCTCACTGCTGCCAGGCGCGGGGGCGCGTCTCGGTCGACAGACGTTCGATGAATGGCTCGCCGTGCAGAGCCACTGA
- the sigJ gene encoding RNA polymerase sigma factor SigJ, with amino-acid sequence MSQEERDAMQAEVLGERRHLVSLAFRMLGTVAEAEDAVQETYIRWYRLSPHERDAIEVPRAWLTRVASRVCLNVLDSARRRRERYVGPWLPEPVPAYAFPATSSTAEDPLERVTLDESISMALLVVLEAMTPAERVSFVLHDVFAMPFDEIAGIVGRTPAACRQLATSARRRVQQSRTHRVSRAEHDEVVGAFATAARTGDLAGLVAVLDPDVVLRSDGGGIVTAARKPVLGADRVARFLLGALQKNPTAAVLDQETPDGLGFALWDEGRIIGVVTLEVAAGLVTDVRLMMNPDKLTLWN; translated from the coding sequence ATGTCCCAGGAAGAACGCGATGCGATGCAGGCGGAGGTGCTGGGCGAGCGGCGGCATCTGGTCTCCCTGGCGTTCCGGATGCTGGGCACGGTCGCCGAGGCCGAGGATGCGGTGCAGGAGACGTATATCCGGTGGTATCGGCTCAGCCCGCATGAGCGTGATGCCATCGAGGTGCCTCGCGCGTGGCTGACCCGAGTCGCCAGTCGTGTCTGCCTGAACGTGCTGGATTCCGCGCGGCGCAGGCGCGAGCGATACGTCGGTCCGTGGTTGCCGGAGCCGGTCCCCGCATATGCCTTTCCTGCGACGTCGTCGACGGCGGAGGATCCGCTCGAACGCGTCACGCTCGACGAGTCCATCAGCATGGCGCTGCTCGTCGTGCTCGAAGCGATGACCCCGGCCGAGCGTGTCTCATTCGTGCTGCACGATGTCTTCGCAATGCCTTTCGACGAGATCGCCGGCATCGTCGGACGCACTCCTGCCGCATGCCGCCAGCTTGCCACCTCGGCGCGACGGCGTGTGCAGCAGAGCCGCACGCACCGCGTATCGCGCGCCGAGCACGACGAGGTCGTCGGCGCCTTCGCCACTGCGGCTCGGACAGGCGATCTCGCCGGTCTCGTCGCCGTGCTCGATCCGGATGTGGTGCTGCGCTCGGACGGCGGCGGCATCGTCACGGCCGCCCGCAAGCCTGTCCTCGGCGCGGACAGGGTGGCCCGATTCCTCCTCGGCGCGCTGCAGAAGAATCCCACAGCTGCGGTCCTCGATCAGGAGACGCCCGACGGGCTCGGTTTCGCGCTCTGGGATGAAGGTCGAATCATCGGGGTCGTCACCCTCGAGGTCGCCGCCGGCCTCGTGACGGATGTGCGTCTGATGATGAACCCCGACAAGCTCACGCTCTGGAACTGA
- a CDS encoding aminotransferase class V-fold PLP-dependent enzyme, with translation MSLPHDDIDPGGLLEYSVVFTDRSLNHMSSRFSGVMQEVLGILRSAYGAQSAAIVPGGGTYAMESVARQLATDRRALVLRNGLFSYRWSQILETGRITDDVTVLMARPDDDSAQATWRPAPIDEVVDTIRAQRPEVVFAPHVETAAGMILPDDYLRAVADAVHENGGLFVLDCVASGALWVDMTAVGVDVLISAPQKGWSGSPGVGYVMLGEGGAAAVAATESSSFAMDLNRWLWIADEYRAGRTPYHATMPTDTLAHNAAVMVETQDRGFEALRTAQLELGARVRALLAEHGLASVAADEFAAASVVVVHTDDPALHSGAAFREAGLQTAAGVPLQCGEPESFSTFRIGLFGLDKLADVDAAVQRLRTALDRIGV, from the coding sequence ATGTCCCTTCCGCACGACGACATCGACCCCGGCGGCCTGCTCGAGTATTCGGTGGTGTTCACCGATCGATCGCTCAACCACATGTCCTCCCGGTTCTCCGGCGTGATGCAAGAGGTGCTCGGAATCCTGCGATCCGCGTACGGCGCGCAGAGCGCCGCGATCGTTCCCGGCGGCGGCACCTATGCGATGGAGTCGGTGGCCCGCCAACTGGCGACCGACCGCCGTGCTCTCGTGCTGCGCAACGGACTCTTCTCCTACCGTTGGTCCCAGATCCTCGAGACCGGGCGCATCACCGACGACGTCACCGTGCTCATGGCACGGCCCGATGACGACTCCGCGCAGGCGACGTGGCGCCCCGCGCCCATCGATGAGGTCGTCGACACGATTCGCGCACAGCGCCCCGAGGTCGTATTCGCCCCGCACGTCGAGACCGCGGCGGGAATGATCCTGCCGGACGACTACCTGCGGGCCGTCGCAGACGCGGTGCACGAGAACGGCGGCCTGTTCGTGCTCGACTGCGTGGCCTCGGGCGCTCTGTGGGTCGACATGACCGCCGTCGGGGTGGATGTGCTCATCAGCGCACCGCAGAAGGGATGGAGCGGATCGCCCGGCGTCGGATACGTGATGCTCGGCGAGGGCGGGGCCGCGGCGGTGGCCGCGACCGAGTCCTCGAGTTTCGCTATGGACCTGAACCGGTGGCTCTGGATCGCGGACGAGTACCGCGCCGGCCGCACGCCGTACCACGCCACCATGCCGACCGACACCCTTGCGCACAACGCAGCGGTGATGGTCGAGACGCAGGATCGCGGATTCGAGGCTCTGCGGACCGCACAGCTCGAACTCGGCGCGAGGGTGCGTGCGCTTCTCGCCGAACACGGGCTGGCATCCGTCGCCGCCGACGAGTTCGCCGCCGCGAGCGTCGTCGTCGTGCACACCGACGACCCCGCGCTGCACAGCGGTGCAGCATTCCGGGAGGCGGGGCTGCAGACCGCGGCGGGGGTGCCGCTGCAGTGCGGCGAGCCGGAATCGTTCTCCACGTTCCGGATCGGCCTGTTCGGCCTCGACAAGCTGGCTGACGTCGATGCCGCCGTGCAGCGGCTGCGCACCGCGCTCGACAGGATCGGCGTCTGA
- a CDS encoding aldo/keto reductase, whose protein sequence is MSARDPFIAHNGFTLPAQGLGTYRFWGESGADAVRAGIESGYRLVDSAFNYENEGAVGWGVSGAAVDRSEIIVTTKLAGRHHGAERARTAIEESRFRLGVDAIDLVLIHWPNPGVDKYVEAWEALIAARENGTVRQIGVSNFLPEHLERIESVTGVRPVVNQIELHPYFPQEDQLAYDLEHGIVTEAWSPLGRAGDVLNEPAVTAIADARGITPAQAVLAWHATRGSVAIPKAADPAHQAANLAAAEIRLTDDEVASITALGRPDGRLFDADPRTHEEQ, encoded by the coding sequence ATGAGCGCTCGCGATCCCTTCATCGCCCACAACGGTTTCACCCTGCCCGCACAGGGCCTGGGCACATACCGGTTCTGGGGCGAGTCCGGCGCGGATGCCGTGCGCGCCGGAATCGAGTCCGGCTACCGTCTCGTCGATTCCGCCTTCAACTACGAGAACGAGGGCGCCGTCGGCTGGGGCGTCTCCGGTGCGGCCGTCGACCGCAGCGAGATCATCGTCACGACCAAGCTCGCCGGCCGCCACCACGGTGCCGAGCGGGCGCGCACCGCCATCGAGGAGAGCCGGTTCCGGCTCGGGGTCGACGCGATCGACCTCGTTCTCATCCACTGGCCCAACCCGGGCGTCGACAAGTACGTCGAGGCGTGGGAGGCGCTCATCGCGGCGCGCGAGAACGGCACCGTGCGGCAGATCGGCGTATCGAACTTCCTTCCCGAGCACCTCGAGCGCATCGAGTCGGTCACCGGGGTGCGCCCCGTCGTGAACCAGATCGAGCTGCACCCGTACTTCCCGCAGGAGGATCAGCTGGCGTACGACCTGGAGCACGGCATCGTCACCGAGGCATGGAGCCCGCTCGGGCGTGCCGGCGATGTGCTGAATGAGCCGGCGGTCACCGCGATCGCCGACGCTCGCGGCATCACACCCGCCCAGGCCGTGCTCGCGTGGCACGCCACGCGCGGCAGCGTCGCCATTCCCAAAGCCGCCGATCCCGCGCACCAGGCGGCGAACCTCGCGGCGGCGGAGATCCGGCTCACGGATGACGAGGTCGCCTCGATCACGGCTCTCGGACGCCCCGACGGCCGCCTGTTCGACGCGGACCCGCGCACGCACGAAGAGCAGTGA